The Streptomyces sp. NBC_01264 genome includes the window CGGAAGACGGGCAGCAAGCACCACCTGATCTGCGACGGACGCGGCACTCCGCTCAAAGTCATCACGACTGCGGCGAACGTCAACGACGTCACTCAGACTCTCGCCCTGGTCGATGGCATCCCACCGGTGGCAGGTCGTCCCGGCCGGCCCCGCCGACGTCCCGAGGCTCTGCTCGGGGACAAGGGTTACGACTCCAATCCCAACCGCGATGAGCTGCGCAAACGCCGGATCCTGCCCGTCATCTCCCGCAAGGGATCCCCGAACATCAAGGGCATGGGCAAGCTCCGCTTCGTCGTGGAGCAGACCTTCGCACTGCTCCACCAGTTCAAACGACTCGCCGTTCGATGGGAACGCCGCACCGAGCTCCACAACGCCTTCGTGTCCCTCGCCTGCAGCCTCATCTGCTGGCGACGCCTCAACAAGCCCAACTCATGATCGTGTTACGAGCTCTGAGGGACTGTAAATCGTTCGGCTCTGTCACGGCAGCTGTAGATAGGGTGCTGTCACATTGTCGGTGGCGGCCTGGGATGATCTTCGGGTTGTGGGTGTCCGGGGAGGGGCTCGACCGTGTCGTCTGGGGTGCCGTCGTACAAGAATCACCGCTATCCGGTGGAGATCATCGCGCACTGTGTGTGGTTGTACTTCCGCTTCCCCCTCAGCTACCGGGAGGTCGAGGAGCTCATGCTCGAGCGGGGCGTCGTCGTCTCCTATGAGCTCGTAACACGATCATGAGTTGGGCTTGTTGAGGCGTCGCCAGCAGATGAGGCTGCAGGCGAGGGACACGAAGGCGTTGTGGAGCTCGGTGCGGCGTTCCCATCGAACGGCGAGTCGTTTGAACTGGTGGAGCAGTGCGAAGGTCTGCTCCACGACGAAGCGGAGCTTGCCCATGCCCTTGATGTTCGGGGATCCCTTGCGGGAGATGACGGGCAGGATCCGGCGTTTGCGCAGCTCATCGCGGTTGGGATTGGAGTCGTAACCCTTGTCCCCGAGCAGAGCCTCGGGACGTCGGCGGGGCCGGCCGGGACGACCTGCCACCGGTGGGATGCCATCGACCAGGGCGAGAGTCTGAGTGACGTCGTTGACGTTCGCCGCAGTCGTGATGACTTTGAGCGGAGTGCCGCGTCCGTCGCAGATCAGGTGGTGCTTGCTGCCCGTCTTCCGCCGGTCGACCGGCGACGGACCGGTGTCAGCTCCCCCTTTTTCGCCCGGATGTGGGAGCCGTCCACGAGCAATGCTCGGAACCTGTGGATCGGCCTGGGGCGGGGTGCCTCGTGGGATGCGGAGGGCGTACCTTCCCGGGTGATCGACTCATGGTCACCGAATGGGCCCGCGTTCGAGCGCGGGTCGGGAAGGCACGCCCGTGCTCAGCGTAGTCAACGAAGACGGCACCACCGAGTCTGGTATCTCTCTGATCGACGAGATCGTCCGGGAGGGCGCCCGGCGGATGCTCGCGGCAGCCCTGGAGGCCGAGGTCGAGCAGTACATAGCCGAGCTCGCTGGCCAGCACGACGAGCGGGGCCGGAGGCTGGTGGTCCGCAACGGCCGTCACCGGCCCCGGTCGGTGACCACGGCCGCGGGACCGGTCGAGGTGGCCGCGCCGCGTGTGAACGACAAACGAGTCGACGCTGGGACCGGCGAGCGGGAACGGTTCTCCTCGAAGATCCTCGCGCCGTGGTGCCGGAAGTCCCCGAAGGTCAGCGAGGTCCTGCCCCTGCTCTACCTCCACGGCCTGTCCTCGGGTGACTTCGTGCCCGCACTCGAGCAGTTCCTCGGCGGCACGGCCGGCCTGTCACCGGCGACGGTGACCCGGCTGACGAAGCAGTGGACAGCAGATCATGCCGTCTTCCAGCGCCGTGACCTGGCGGAAACCGATTACGTCTATGTGTGGGCCGACGGCATCCACCCCAAGATCCGTCTGTCCCAGACCCATTCGTGCCTGCTGGTCTTGATGGGCGTCCGCGTCGACGGCACCAAGGAGCTGATCGCGATCGCCGAGGGGCTGAGGGAGTCCACCGAGTCCTGGGCGGATCTGCTGCGGGACTGCCGCCGGCGCGGCATGCGCGACCCGGTCCTGGTCACCGGCGACGGGGCAATGGGGCTGTGGCGGGCCCTGGCGGAGGTGTTCCCCGCCGCCCGCCATCAGAGGTGCTGGGTTCACAAAACCCGCAATGTCATGAACGCGCTGCCGAAATCCGCGCAGCCCGGCGCGAGGAAAGCCCTCCAGGAAATCTACAACGCCGAGGACCGCACCCACGCCCAGAAGGCGGTCACCGCGTTCGAGAAGACGTACGGGGCGAAGTGGCCGAAGGCGGTGAAGAAGATCACCGGCGAGGTCGACGAGCTGCTGGCGTTCTACGACTTCCCCGCCGAGCACTGGATCCACCTGCGGACCACGAACCCCATCGAATCAACGTTCTCCACAGTCAAGCTCCGGACCAAGGTCACCCGCGGCGCCGGCAGCCCCACCGCCGCCCTCGCCATGGTCTTCAAGCTCGTGGAATCCGCCCAGGCCCGCTGGCGCGCGGTCACCGCACCCCACCTCGTCGCCCTCGTCCGAGCCGGCAACCG containing:
- a CDS encoding IS5 family transposase (programmed frameshift) — its product is MIEPLLPPWPMRSPGPRPVADRLCLQGILYVLCNDIAWQLLPPELGFGSGQTCWRRLERWQQAGVFDQLHRVLLAELNAAGRLDWSRACVDGSHIRAKKGGADTGPSPVDRRKTGSKHHLICDGRGTPLKVITTAANVNDVTQTLALVDGIPPVAGRPGRPRRRPEALLGDKGYDSNPNRDELRKRRILPVISRKGSPNIKGMGKLRFVVEQTFALLHQFKRLAVRWERRTELHNAFVSLACSLICWRRLNKPNS
- a CDS encoding IS5 family transposase, which gives rise to MPRGTPPQADPQVPSIARGRLPHPGEKGGADTGPSPVDRRKTGSKHHLICDGRGTPLKVITTAANVNDVTQTLALVDGIPPVAGRPGRPRRRPEALLGDKGYDSNPNRDELRKRRILPVISRKGSPNIKGMGKLRFVVEQTFALLHQFKRLAVRWERRTELHNAFVSLACSLICWRRLNKPNS
- a CDS encoding IS256 family transposase, coding for MLSVVNEDGTTESGISLIDEIVREGARRMLAAALEAEVEQYIAELAGQHDERGRRLVVRNGRHRPRSVTTAAGPVEVAAPRVNDKRVDAGTGERERFSSKILAPWCRKSPKVSEVLPLLYLHGLSSGDFVPALEQFLGGTAGLSPATVTRLTKQWTADHAVFQRRDLAETDYVYVWADGIHPKIRLSQTHSCLLVLMGVRVDGTKELIAIAEGLRESTESWADLLRDCRRRGMRDPVLVTGDGAMGLWRALAEVFPAARHQRCWVHKTRNVMNALPKSAQPGARKALQEIYNAEDRTHAQKAVTAFEKTYGAKWPKAVKKITGEVDELLAFYDFPAEHWIHLRTTNPIESTFSTVKLRTKVTRGAGSPTAALAMVFKLVESAQARWRAVTAPHLVALVRAGNRFENGHLVDQDETLAA